The window atttttgggatgagaatacatgcaggttttataaatgatttacaaaatagacacaagtacgtgaaactacattctatggttgaattatcgaaatcgaatatgcccctttttattaagtctggtaatctaagaattagggaacagacaccctaattgacgcgaatcctaaagatagatctattgggcctaacaaaccccattcaaagtaccagatgctttagtacttcgaaatttatatcatatccgaagggtgtctcggaatgatggggatattcttatatatgcatcttgttaatgtcggttaccaggtgttcaccatatgaatgaattttatctctatgtatgggatgtatattgaaatatgaaatcttgtggtctattattatgatttgataatatataggttaaacctataactcaccaacatttttgttgacgttttaagcatgtttattctcaggtgattattaagagcttccgctggtgcatactaaaataaggacaagatttgaagtccatgcttatatgatattatgtaaaaactgcattcaagaaacttatttttgatgtaatatattcttattgtaaaccattatgtaatggtcgtgtgtaaacggtatattttagattatcattatttgataatctacgtaatgctttttttaaacctttatagataaaataaaagttatggttgttttaaaaatgaatgcagtctttgaaaaacgtctcatatagaggtcaaaatctcgcgacgaaatcaattaatatggaacgtttataatcaatatgaacgggacatttcaataattgtGAGTTATGATACAAAAGTGTATATGGATTAAAAATTGGTGTGTGTGAATCACCTTAATAAACTCAATTATGTCTAGAAGAGTTTTGTATAGGAATGTTTTTTTGAATAGAGATATTATGCATAAGAGACAATTTCTTACGACTTTTTGACCCGCTTGAATTATTTCATACGTTACATtctaaagtatttttttttattttttttaattttttttaattttttttatatttatgattgttTGGATCCTGCTCTTACCAAATTGTGGAGGATTTTGTAGTTGAATAAATAGCTAGCCCATTTTGACAAACACAAGTTCAGGGCCTACCATttactattataacaaccaaaGTTACATCGGTTGGTAACAAACGGTCAGGAGTTTAAGCACCTACGATTACATGCCACAATTGATGAGTGAGTCAAGTATATCCTCACATTTTAGATAAACAGCCGATTGTAAACAAATTGCTACTAAATTTTACTATTAAGAACAATTTGTTATGTAATATTTAGGCCCCATGTTTGAACGTTGTAGTAAAGTCGCTGTTGCATAGATTAGAAGCAACTAAATTTTTTGTCCAAAATAAAACAGCATTTAAAAGGTGGTTGGATTTTGAATGGGTCAAACATGGATGctcaatattattaatgatgactATTTTTTGGATAGTTATTCATTCTTTCTTTTTAGAGTTTATTATCGTACTTGTACTATTCTGTTATGCCACCACTTTACACTTTATTTTTTATCTCATTAAAATTCTAGGTGTATAAAGCAAAATTGTGACTTAAAGCAAATGTAAAGCGGATATCTAAACAGTAGTACTTTGGCTCATTTGATGTCTTCAACCTACATAGTGaagttattgataatattatttacataaaatttgCATTATTTATTCATAATCTAAATTTAAGAAAATACAACCATCTATCAATTCCTTCTCTTTTGGTATAAGTTTGAATTATCGGATTTACCTAATTATTGTTTAGTTTTGGTTTAGAAAATCCAAATACGCTATGAAGTTTAAAACTTATTGTCATCTTCTTTGTTAGCTGATAGTGTACCCCACCTCCGGACCGTCTATCAGCTTCAAAGTTTGCTTCGGAGGATATGACTACAATATATGGAATGAAGGAAAACTTTAGCTACAGTGAACGAGGTCCTCGAATCGGAGCAACAACAGTGAGCTTAGAGCTCATAAAACCTCGGTCAATTACAAAGTCAAGACTATCGAAACTATTCCTAGCTCGGTGCACGCCTGTACCACAAAGGAAAGGGGACAAGCTCACTTTCCTCTGCAGGCTTACCAAAAGGGAAAGTCAACTAGTGATCCAAAATCATTGGGAACTAGCGAACTGGTATGGAGAGCCGTTCCATCCCACTTATAAATAGTATAGAGTGCAGGAAACATTCCACAttcaatacacacacacacacataataacACAATCATGTTATACCATTTGCTTCGGTGGCGTAAAACAGTCATCTGACTGTTACCTTCGGGGAATCTCCAACGAACATAACCAAAATCATAATCACTCAATCTTAATCCATGTGACTTGCATATCCCCATATCAATACTAAACGCCGGTtattgtacaaacaattggcgccatccgtggaacTCACATCTTATTCATTTTGTTGAGCAAGAACCGACGCAATGGCGGACTCCAGTCACATACCTCCAGGCTTCACGCCACCCAGAATCACACAAGCCTCAGATTCAACACAGCTAGAGTTCTCAACCATGGGAACATTAACCAGGTCACCCGCCACTCCGGCTATACTCGTCTCGACGAACCCCCGTGGCTCGCATTCCGCAGAACCACCACCGTTGATAGATAAGAACTTCGTCTTGAATAATTATGATCATATCAGGTCGGTGATAAAGAACTCAAGGGACACAGGGGTCTTGCAAAGTAGAAGGATGCTAACGTACGAAAGCGAGGATTACGACGAGGAGATGGAAATGGAACCTCCGAATCAAAATTCGCAACCTAGAATCCCGCCAGCGAACTCGTCGGCAGAAACTATGACTCGTGCGGGGGGAAACTCCCAACGCCTCTCAGGTAACCCTAACTATACCTACTGCACCCCTCTACACTTGTAACACAACAGCTCCGACTGTGTCCCTAGCATCCCAAGCGCCAAATAGACATGTACCACCTCCTCACCCGAGCTGGGGAAGCTTCGGGCAACCCAACCAATATATATGGGCCCAGGGAAACTCCCATGTCACCCCTAACATACCATGTGTGGAGGTAACCCCTGTAAGCAACCAACCAAACGCTTCGGTAGCACCTGTAACCAACCACGCCTACTTCCAAAATTGAAACCACCCACCGCAACAAATGACCACCACCTGGATATATCCTCCTAACCAAGGGGGAATGTGCTACACCCAAGGTCACCAGATACTACCCCCTATCGTAGCCAACAGCAACTTCTGGATAGACCAAAAAACCCCGTTTGTGCCCTACATTCAAAACTGTGCATTCCCCGATGGAATGAAAATACCCTCGCACCTAATTTACTACGAGGGAAAAGACGACCCGGATAATTTCCTTAGTATATTCGAGGGTGCAGCACGAATGGCCAAATGGGACAAACCTGTAGCATGTCACGCATTCTCTTACATGTTAAAGGGAGATGCTAGGGTTTGGTTTGACTCCCTACCAAAAGACTCCGTATCTAGCTTCGATGACCTAAAACGGCAATTTAGGTCTAAGTTTAGTCAGCAAAAGCAACATAAGAAGAATCATGTGGCCGCTCATGGGATAAAGCAGAAGGATAGTGAAGGTTCTAGAGCCTTCCTCACTAGGTATACCAACGAAACACAACAAATTCCCAACCTACCAGAATCCCAAAGAATATCTGGGTTGCTCTACGGATCTAGGGTCAGGCCTCTCATTGAACACCTCAGCCGAGACCTACCAAGCACTTACGAAGCTTTGTTAGAAAAGGCATATATATAGTTAGATGCTAAGGAAACAGCCGGTAACTTCATCCTAGACGACATCCCCATGAATAGGCGAAAGGAGAAATCAGAAAGAAGGGACGATAAACATGGTAGGAAAGAGGATAGAGGGAGATTCCACCCATACCGAAGAGAAACCGAAACTGGGATCCTGGGGGCATTAATAAAAACTCCCAAGGAAATCCTAGCAACAGAGAAAGCTGCCAACAAGTTCAAAGCCCCGGGAAAGATGTCCAACAGAGGAAGAAATAGGGACATGACCAAGTTTTGTGACTTCCACAACGATTTTGGGCACGATACGGATGAATGTTTCAATCTCAAAACAGCCATTGAGGAGGCTGTTAAGTCGGGCAAACTGTCCCATCTCATAAAGGGAATTCGGAAACCAAAGAAAGATAGGGTACATGAAAAGAAAATGGAGGATACGAGGCAAGAAGAAGAAAATGCAATCCTGGCAATAGACTCACACCAGCCTTATAAGAAAAGAGAAAGATGTCGTATCGTCAGAGAATGGAGTGAAGTGCCGTTCTCAGCCCTTGACACCATATGTCCTTCGGACCTACCGGTCACCATAAATGAAAAGATTTTCAACAGAGAGGTACGAAGGATATACCTCGACAGTGGAAGTGCTTGTGACGTGATGTACGAACATTGCTTCGAACGGCTAAGTCCGTCCATCAGAGCATGGTTAGGTGCCCCAAGAGTACCCTTAGTTGGATTCTCCGGAGAAAGGTGTTGGCCCATTGGAGAAATTGATCTCAACTTCACAATAGGGGAACTACCATTAGCAAGAACAGAAACCATTGATTTTGTGGTAGTCCGAGCAAACTCCCCACATAACATCCTGCTCGAGTGGGTAGCTATGAAAAAGATGGGTATAATCGTATCCACGGTGCATCAAATGGTCAAATTCCATACCCACGAGGGGATCGGTACCCTCGCATCAACGTATGACAGGAATAAGGTAATCTTAGCCATAAAAGAAACAATAAAAGAACCAACCGAGTGTCCTAGGAGCTTCGGAGGAAGATCCCCAAGTAGAAAAGATATCAGTAAACCCGATGTTTCAGGATCAGCAGATCAGCATAGGAAAAAACTTGCCAGCATCCACCAAGCAAAAGCTCCGGAAGTTACTTCAAGCCAATGTGGATGTATTTGCTTGGGAAAATAGCGATATGACCGGGATACCACGAACCATCAATGTACAAGGGTCGCCCTTCGTAACGGAGCATCGAATCAATGAGCACAAACATCTCGAACCAGTGCATAAAAAAAAACGAAACTTGGCACCGGAAAGGGACAAAGCGGCCTGTAAAGAAGTAGAAGGCCTGTTAAAAGCAGGAATAATTCGCGAAGCAAAATACCCCTCGTGGGCCGCGAATCCAGTGATGGTGAAGAAATCAGACGGAGGATGGAGAATGTGCGTCGATTTCACCAACATCAACAAAGCCTGTCCCAAAGATTGTTACCCTCTACCCGAAATCGATTGGAAAGTCGAATCCCTAACCGGGTACCGATACAAAAACTTCCTGGATGCTTACAAAGGGTATCATCAGATCAAAATGGCTAAGCAGGACGAAGAAAAAACATCCTTATTCACCAGCAAGGGAATCTATTGTTATCAAAAGATGCCCTTCGGTCTAAAAAACGCAGGGGCAACTTATCAAAGGCTAGTCGACAAAGCCTTTCATAATCAGCTGGGAAGAAATCTGGAAGCCTATGTAGATGACATGGTAATCAAAAGCCAGAAGGAAGAAAATTTGATAGAGGATATCCAGGAAACTTTTGATAAGCTTCGGGAAATAAACATGAAGCTGAACCCGAAGAAATGTTCCTTCGGAGTTGAAGAAGGAAAATTTCTTGGGTATTACATCACCAGAAAGGGGATCCAGGCGAATCTGAAAAAAGTAGAAGGCTAAAACAACTCTAAACCCCCGCAACCATAAAAGACATGCAGAGCCTGAATGGGAAGCTTGCGTCACTTAGCACAGTCGTATCAAAGGGAGCAGAGAAACAACTGCCCTTCTTCAGAATTCTGAAGGGATGCTTGGGAAAAAAGAAAATTGTCTGGAACGAAGAAGCGGAGAGGGCATTCGTTGAAATGAAGGAATACATCGCCAAACTCCCTACCTTAACCTCACCCGCAAGAAGGAGAAACATTCTTCATATACTTGGCTGCTTCGAAAGAATGAGTCAGCACAGTATTGGTCACCGAAAGAGAGAAAACGCAAGTACCAATATACTTCGTCAGCCGAGTACTTTAAGGAGCCGAACTGAATTATCCAGAACTCGAGAAACTCACTCTAGTACTCGTCCATACAGCTAGGAAACTCCGAAGGTACTTCCAAGCACATCAGATATTGGTAGTTACTAACAAACTAATCAGGCAAGTGCTCTCAAAACCTGAAAAATCTGGGAGAATGGTCAAATGGGCCATTGAGTTAGGAGAGCATGACATTGAGTTTCGGGTCAGGCATGCAATCAAAGGACAAGTTCTAGCAGATTTCATCGTCGAAACAGATAGTGTAAATGAAGAACACACGAAGAACTCAACCCAAGTTATCACCCCAAAGATCAAAAACGAAGAGTGGAAGTTGTACACCGACGGTGCGTCAATTTCTGATGGATCAGGTGCTGGTCTAATTTTAGTAAATCCCGAAGGAAAAGAGTTCACTTATGCACTTCGTTTTGAAT of the Rutidosis leptorrhynchoides isolate AG116_Rl617_1_P2 chromosome 5, CSIRO_AGI_Rlap_v1, whole genome shotgun sequence genome contains:
- the LOC139849907 gene encoding uncharacterized protein, yielding MVKWAIELGEHDIEFRVRHAIKGQVLADFIVETDSVNEEHTKNSTQVITPKIKNEEWKLYTDGASISDGSGAGLILVNPEGKEFTYALRFEFDTTNNEAEYEALLAGLRMAKELKILHLRAFVDSQLVSNQIKGTFEAKQPTIQ